From Chaetodon auriga isolate fChaAug3 chromosome 10, fChaAug3.hap1, whole genome shotgun sequence, a single genomic window includes:
- the LOC143327602 gene encoding SAM pointed domain-containing Ets transcription factor-like, which produces MGSPGCTVHSPLHISHHDHSDTRTAWLDEAEEVKPTAHSLLGLPELSWPGVYVPCCDRLDMEENPWVLRMTEAPAPAAPPARTPEPSQAKPSQAQDPASGMEGQVEERCLEQVQTMVVGEVLKDVETACKLLNIASDPLDWSCVHVQKWLLWTEHLYRLPQVSSMFQELTGRDLCSMTEADFRQRSLQLGDMLYAHLDIWRSAAAMKERGPPEDSKSAADEDSWSDVMCSYPSQPIHLWQFLRELLLKPHNYSRCIRWLNKEKGIFKIEDSAHVARLWGIRKNRPAMNYDKLSRSIRQYYKKGIIRKPDVSRRLVYQFVNPV; this is translated from the exons ATGGGGAGTCCAGGCTGCACTGTTCACTCGCCTCTGCACATCAGTCACCACGACCACAGCGACACCAGAACAGCCTGGCTGGACGAGGCGGAGGAGGTCAAACCCACAGCCCACAGCTTGTTGGGGCTGCCCGAGCTCAGCTGGCCAGGGGTCTACGTCCCCTGCTGCGACAGGCTGGATATGGAAGAGAACCCCTGGGTGCTGAGGATGACAGAGGCCCCGGCTCCTGCAGCACCTCCCGCCAGGACACCGGAGCCGAGCCAAGCCAAGCCCAGCCAAGCTCAAGATCCCGCCTCTGGGATGGAGGGTCAGGTGGAGGAGCGCTGTCTGGAGCAGGTCCAGACCATGGTGGTGGGAGAAGTGCTGAAAGACGTGGAAACGGCTTGCAAGCTGCTCAACATTGCATCAG ACCCTTTGGACTGGAGCTGCGTTCACGTCCAGAAATGGCTGCTCTGGACCGAGCACCTGTACAGGCTGCCACAggtcagcagcatgtttcaggAGCTGACCGGCAGAGATCTGTGCTCCATGACAGAGGCAGACTTCAGACAACGCTCCTTGCAGTTAGGGGACATGCTGTATGCTCACCTGGACATCTGGAGATCTG CTGCAGCGATGAAGGAGCGCGGCCCACCAGAAGACAGCAAATCTG cagctgatgaagattcctggtcagatgtgatgtgtaGCTACCCCAGCCAGCCCATCCACCTGTGGCAGTTCCTCCGAGAGCTGCTCCTCAAGCCTCATAACTACAGCCGGTGCATCCGCTGgcttaacaaagaaaaag GTATTTTCAAAATAGAAGACTCGGCTCACGTGGCCAGACTATGGGGCATCAGGAAGAACCGCCCGGCTATGAACTATGACAAACTGAGTCGCTCTATACGCCAGTACTACAAGAAAGGCATCATTCGAAAGCCTGATGTATCACGCAGACTGGTCTACCAGTTCGTCAACCCTGTATGA
- the LOC143327493 gene encoding protein ILRUN-like — translation MEGMDLDLDQELMQKFSCMGTTDKDILISEFQRLLGFQLNPAGCAFFLDMTNWNLQAAIGAYYDFESPNISAPCMSLVRDVTIGEGESVPPDTPFTKTWRIQNTGAESWPPGVCLKYVGGDQFGHVNMVMVRSLDPQEMADVSVQMQSPVSPGMYQGQWRMCTATGLYYGDVIWVILSVEVGGLLGVTQQLSSFQAEFNTQPNRSLEGDYNPFASPGKSKCPNSNNNSLHDASGHRVAEEHWQGSPDELQQDQNGLSHNSVDIVANSLQSNLSVVSYNQGIQEPYPFGHS, via the exons ATGGAGGGcatggacctggacctggaccaggAGCTCATGCAGAAATTCAGCTGCATGGGCACAACAGACAAAGATATCCTAATATCGGAATTTCAGAGGCTGCTCGGGTTTCAGCTAAACCCCGCCGGATGCGCCTTCTTTCTGGACATGACCAACTG GAATTTACAAGCAGCCATCGGAGCCTACTATGACTTTGAGAGTCCCAACATCAGTGCGCCCTGCATGTCCTTAGTGAGGGATGTGACAATTGGGGAGGGCGAATCAGTTCCACCAGATACTCCTTTCACAAAGACCTGGAGGATACAGAACACAG gtgcAGAGTCATGGCCTCCCGGGGTTTGTCTGAAGTATGTTGGAGGAGATCAGTTTGGACATGTGAACATGGTGATGGTGCGGTCTCTAGACCCTCAGGAAATGGCCGATGTTAGTGTGCAGATGCAGAGCCCCGTGTCTCCTGGCATGTACCAGGGCCAGTGGAGAATGTGCACAGCTACTGGACTTTACTATGGAG ATGTCATTTGGGTGATCCTGAGCGTGGAGGTCGGAGGCCTCCTCGGcgtcacacagcagctttccTCTTTCCAAGCCGAGTTCAACACCCAGCCTAACCGCAGCCTGGAAGGAGACTACAACCCCTTCGCCTCGCCAGGGAAGAGCAAGTGCcccaacagcaacaacaacagcctcCACGATGCCAGCGGTCACAGGGTCGCAGAGGAACATTGGCAGGGAAGCCCCGACGAGCTGCAGCAGGATCAGAATGGACTTTCACACAACTCTGTGGATATAGTAGCAAACAGTCTACAAAGCAATCTATCAGTAGTCTCTTATAACCAG ggtATACAGGAGCCCTATCCTTTTGGGCACTCTTAA
- the pacsin1a gene encoding protein kinase C and casein kinase substrate in neurons protein 1a, translated as MSGSYDESAGADDTMDSFWEVGNYKRAVKRFDDGHRLCNDLMGCLQERAKIEKSYGDQLTAWSKRWRQLIEKGPQYGSVERAWLAVMTEAEKVSELHQEVKNGLVNDDVEKVKNWQKEAYHKQMIGGFKEAKEAEEGFKKAQKPWAKKLKEMEAAKKGYHMACKEEKLAATREANGKTEASVTPDQQKKLHEKVDKCKQDVQKAKEKYEKSLEELNKCTPQYMESMEQVFDQCQQHEVKRLTFLKEALLDIKRHLNLTENQSYGNTYRELERTILAANTQEDLKWFSNNHGPGMHMNWPVFEEYNPDQASAPPKKKKPDGAPPTPSTDHVAPPGDRSSVSSYDKNQAYSTEWSDDEQPAAYSGNENGGNGNSFEDDSSTGKGVRVRALYDYEGQEQDELTFKAGDELTKTEDEDEQGWCRGRLDNGREGLYPANYVEPI; from the exons ATGTCTGGCTCCTACGATGAAAGTGCAGGTGCTGACGACACCATGGACAGCTTCTGGGAG gtaGGGAACTACAAACGTGCTGTCAAGAGATTTGATGATGGCCATCGGCTCTGCAATGACCTTATGGGCTGCCTGCAGGAACGTGCCAAGATAGAAAAATCCTACGGTGACCAGCTAACTGCATGGTCCAAGAGATGGAGGCAGCTCATTGAGAAAG GCCCACAGTACGGCTCTGTGGAGAGAGCCTGGTTGGCTGTGATGACCGAGGCAGAGAAGGTGAGTGAGCTGCACCAAGAGGTGAAGAACGGCCTGGTGAACGATGACGTGGAGAAAGTGAAGAACTGGCAGAAGGAGGCCTATCACAAGCAAATGATCGGAGGCTTCAAAGAGGccaaggaggcagaggagggctTCAAGAAGGCTCAGAAACCGTGGGCCAAAAAGCTCAAGGAG ATGGAGGCAGCTAAGAAAGGGTACCACATGGCCTGCAAGGAGGAGAAGCTGGCTGCAACCCGAGAGGCCAACGGCAAGACTGAGGCTTCTGTCACACCAGACCAGCAGAAGAAGCTCCACGAGAAAGTGGACAAATGCAAACAGGACGTGCAGAAG GCTAAAGAAAAGTACGAGAAgtctctggaggagctgaatAAGTGCACCCCGCAGTACATGGAGAGCATGGAGCAGGTGTTTGACCAGTGCCAGCAGCACGAAGTCAAGAGGCTGACCTTCCTCAAGGAGGCCTTGCTGGACATCAAACGCCATCTTAACCTCACCGAGAACCAAAG CTACGGCAATACATACAGAGAACTGGAGCGCACGATCctggctgcaaacacacaagagGACCTGAAGTGGTTCAGCAACAACCACGGCCCTGGGATGCATATGAACTGGCCTGTATTTGAG GAATACAACCCAGACCAGGCCAGCGCTcctccaaagaagaagaaacctgaCGGAGCCCCACCCACTCCGAGCACTGACCATGTGGCTCCACCTGGTGATCGTAGCAG TGTGAGCAGCTATGATAAAAATCAAGCTTACTCGACCGAGTGGTCCGATGATGAGCAGCCCGCTGCGTACTCTGGCAACGAAAACGGTGGGAACGGGAATTCATTTGAAGATGATTCCAGCACTGGGAAAGGGGTCCGTGTCCGCGCTCTCTATGATTACGAAGGCCAGGAACAGGATGAGCTCACCTTCAAAGCAG GTGATGAACTGACCAAGACCGAGGATGAAGACGAGCAGGGCTGGTGTAGAGGTCGCTTGGACAACGGCCGAGAGGGACTGTACCCGGCCAATTATGTCGAGCCAATCTAG
- the bltp3a gene encoding bridge-like lipid transfer protein family member 3A, giving the protein MAGIIKKQILKHLSRFTKNLSPDKINLSTLKGEGQLSNLELDEEVLQNMLDLPTWLAVTRVYCNKAAIRIQWTKLKTSPICLFLDKVEVEMRTCEEPRPPNGPSPIAITAGQSEYGFAEKVVEGMSVRINSITIKVQARAFHASFELWQLQGNSLNPKWQRSDLRYTRVTDPKRGEVLTFKEINWQSLRIEADAIESDDQDLGSTPLRLITNQGRIRIALKRRIKDCNVLASKLLFILDDLLWVLTDSQLKAIIHYAKSLSEAMEKSAQQRKSRTAESLQTAPPSPGLHTLWTEPPPAPTGTPSNMSQYFDLYDVKESSYHTFISRLDLHICNDSSSVDEDEPPPPGLQGAMQLTFRKLGFDYYPVHRPADGCRHWERHSGAMEAQAQWAGKLLQEYQRRAEASGFPGPHTEVPQPTKDTPTKTVQDGQSSPKLSPSDTEQASSRNTGKAPSGSSLKRLRSSCVVVRMDDVDIHQVSTRGRQNKKTQSLLSCNRKTLRLPDNIPAVHLQFTEYYFPDNPSLSVPTSNLYAQLNSLQLCVDPASVLWINLFSRGLLHTLDQVKAFYHLQDSSKAEEHVDIRMDAAQLKLIIPLDSSILDHPERPQSLSVTVPQMVLSNTRHCPHGSRADLNSTYDKFTSCSFFQPTPPWPYPRDHSAFQPIPSTFLQHSQEMEPQPLDRKQLRSQDVWSLSMSRVTLGFDGARRFPKGRTQPFVEPFAVSVWMCQPSALKNGSPPSLSSPSRAHQPSSEQEEASFASVHFLAHTVTPVKMWLNHYQYVALLRMKDAMAQLGAELGRDLRDVKQAHGQKTKPTTVCLALLVDSAELGLLLPPACSEPEEEVPHTPETDSQSITDSDMSPTHHSAVLEDSGLENGISSINTVFDQDEQDGVVEEACEAVEEGLDDLTTQEDTPVLSPPLSPGHSPALSREPSTFSLEGELSSAINVTKDVTKDAISASLDLTKGAFSITKDAFSMLSRGSGMSKLFSPQAKELIQRSEESSPSLAASLRLQSMKQSPSQHSFDSAILDGSLPDENLSVDSDFSDNFVVLVDSESGMESMRPNNTPADSRGSPAPGTEGGSSAELSSSLSQSTEDVNQDMSSVLLLILSGTACTMEVKGEDQVVALEAQNLSPVQMGNVRVSDLLAGLIQAPGGSVQKQGSRSSPAVCMRAEMGPSAARHSALAESLGFLDMRVQDCKVELLASTVANIGPFLEDEFSVDGQPMKLHMSNITITMKDDSPKIYPTAPQPVPASFIVDQLLLERSEDGIMRLKAEGTDPKASAGVPASGPDNPNSSCPVRQQSERQTLESQLSDAQAALDQALRDRERLLLEVRKYDSTFTL; this is encoded by the exons ATGGCCGGAattattaaaaagcaaattCTGAAACATTTGTCAAG GTTCACCAAGAATCTCTCCCCGGACAAAATCAATCTAAGTACGCTGAAGGGGGAGGGGCAGCTGTCCAACCTCGAGCTTGATGAAGAGGTTCTGCAGAACATGCTTGACTTACCTACCTGGCTGGCTGTCACTCGGGTCTACTGCAACAAAGCCGCCATCAGG ATCCAATGGACAAAGTTGAAAACGAGCCCCATTTGCCTG TTCTTGGATAAGGTAGAGGTAGAAATGAGGACGTGTGAGGAGCCTCGTCCACCTAATGGCCCCTCTCCCATAGCTATTACAGCAGGCCAGAG CGAGTACGGCTTCGCAGAGAAAGTGGTGGAGGGCATGTCTGTTAGGATCAACTCCATCACCATCAAGGTTCAGGCTCGTGCCTTCCACGCCTCCTTCGAGCTCTGGCAGCTACAAGGCAACAGCCTCAACCCTAAATGGCAGCGCAGTGACCTCCGCTACACCCGCGTCACCGACCCAAAGAGAGGAGAG GTGCTGACATTCAAAGAAATTAACTGGCAGAGTCTTCGAATTGAGGCAGACGCCATTGAGAGTGACGATCAGGACCTCGGCAGCACCCCGTTACGCCTCATCACCAACCAGGGTCGCATTCGCATTGCTCTAAAACGCAGA ATAAAGGACTGTAATGTGCTGGCATCCAAGCTGCTTTTCATTCTGGACGACCTGTTGTGGGTTCTGACGGACTCTCAGCTCAAGGCCATCATCCATTATGCCAAATCTCTCAGCGAGGCCATGGAGAAGTCTGCccagcagaggaagagcaggactGCTGAATCCCTACAG ACTGCTCCTCCATCGCCTGGCCTCCACACCCTTTGGACAGAGCCCCCACCTGCTCCCACCGGCACCCCGAGCAACATGAGTCAGTACTTTGATCTCTATGATGTCAAGGAGTCCTCTTACCACACCTTCATATCCCGCCTGGATTTACATATATGCAACGACAGTTCTTCAGTGGATGAAG ATGAGCCGCCCCCACCGGGCTTGCAAGGTGCCATGCAGCTGACATTCAGGAAGCTGGGTTTTGACTACTATCCTGTCCACAGACCTG CTGATGGATGCCGACACTGGGAGCGCCACAGTGGAGCCATGGAGGCTCAGGCCCAGTGGGCTgggaagctgctgcaggagtaccagaggagagcagaggctTCTGGGTTTCCTGGGCCACATACTGAGGTGCCCCAGCCAACCAAGGACACCCCCACAAAGACTGTTCAAG ATGGACAGTCTAGTCCCAAGCTGAGCCCCTCTGACACAGAGCAGGCGTCCAGCAGGAACACTGGTAAAGCTCCCTCTGGGTCATCGCTGAAGAGGCTGCGATCCAGCTGTGTGGTGGTCAGAATGGATGACGTGGACATTCACCAG GTGTCTACAAGAGGCCGTCAAAACAAGAAGACCCAGTCTTTATTATCCTGCAACCGTAAAACTCTGCGTCTGCCCGACAACATACCAGCAGTCCATCTGCAGTTTACTGAATACTACTTTCCTGACAATCCCAGTTTATCAG TGCCCACCTCTAACCTGTATGCCCAGCTGAATAGCCTCCAGCTCTGTGTAGACCCAGCCAGCGTGCTGTGGATCAATCTTTTCTCCAGAggtctgctgcacacactggaCCAGGTCAAAGCTTTCTACCATTTGCAGGACAGCAGCAAGGCAGAAGAGCATGTAGACATCCGTATGGATGCAGCTCAGCTCAAG CTGATAATCCCCTTGGATTCTTCCATATTGGACCACCCGGAGCGTCCACAGTCCCTCTCTGTTACTGTGCCCCAGATGGTTCTCAGCAACACCCGCCACTGCCCTCATGGCTCCAGAGCTGACCTCAACAGCACCTATGACAAGTTCACCAGCTGCTCTTTCTTCCAGCCCACACCTCCCTGGCCCTACCCCAGAGACCACAGTGCCTTCCAGCCCATCCCATCCACCTTCCTCCAGCACTCTCAGGAGATGGAGCCCCAACCtctggacagaaaacagctaCGATCCCAGGATGTCTGGTCTCTCAGCATGTCCCGTGTGACCCTAGGTTTTGATGGAGCTCGGCGATTCCCCAAAGGCAGAACCCAGCCTTTTGTTGAGCCCTTCGCCgtgtctgtgtggatgtgtcagCCCTCTGCCTTAAAAAATGGCTCACCACCTTCCCTCTCCAGTCCCAGCAGAGCTCACCAGCCTTcttcagagcaggaagaggcTTCGTTTGCCTCTGTCCACTTCTTAGCCCACACCGTCACCCCAGTGAAGATGTGGCTCAACCACTACCAGTATGTCGCCCTGCTGAGGATGAAGGATGCCATGGCTCAGCTGGGAGCAGAGTTGGGCCGGGATCTACGAGATGTCAAGCAAGCTCACGGCCAAAAGACAAAACCTACGACAGTGTGTCTCGCCCTTCTGGTGGACTCTGCAGAATTGGGTCTCCTGTTACCACCGGCCTGCTCGGAACCCGAGGAAGAGGTCCCCCATACcccagagacagacagccagagcATAACAGACTCTGACATGTCCCCCACTCATCACTCCGCAGTCCTGGAGGACAGTGGGCTAGAAAACGGCATCTCCTCTATCAACACTGTGTTTGATCAGGATGAGCAAGATGGTGTGGTGGAGGAAGCGTGTGAGGCTGTGGAAGAGGGGTTGGATGATTTGACAACACAGGAGGACACCCCTGTTCTCTCACCTCCACTCTCACCTGGACACTCCCCCGCCCTCTCCCGTGAACCGTCCACCTTCAGCCTGGAGGGAGAGCTGTCAAGCGCCATTAATGTCACCAAGGATGTGACCAAAGATGCCATTAGTGCCTCGCTGGACCTGACCAAGGGGGCATTTTCAATTACAAAAGACGCCTTTAGCATGCTGAGTCGTGGCTCAGGGATGAGCAAATTGTTCAGTCCACAGGCAAA GGAACTGATCCAGCGTTCAGAAGAGTCCTCCCCCTCTCTGGCTGCCAGCTTACGCCTCCAATCCATGAAGCAGTCGCCTTCTCAGCATTCCTTTGATAGTGCTATCTTGGATGGCAGCCTGCCCGATGAAAACCTCTCTGTGGATAGTGATTTCAGCGACAATTTTGTTGTTCTCGTGGACTCAG AGTCAGGTATGGAGTCCATGCGTCCCAACAACACTCCTGCAGATAGTCGAGGCAGCCCAGCTccagggacagagggaggttcatcagctgagctcagcagctctctgtcccAAAGCACGGAGGACGTCAATCAGGATATG TCTTCAGTGTTGTTGCTGATCCTGAGTGGAACCGCCTGTACTATGGAAGTAAAGGGAGAAGACCAAGTTGTGGCTTTAGAAGCCCAGAATCTGAGCCCTGTGCAGATGGGCAACGTCAGGGTATCGGACCTGCTGGCCGGCCTCATACAAG CTCCGGGGGGGTCAGTCCAGAAACAGGGTAGCAGGAGCTCTCCAGCAGTGTGCATGCGAGCAGAAATGGGTCCATCTGCTGCCAGACACTCTGCTCTGGCTGAGTCTTTGGGCTTCCTGGATATGAGAGTGCAAGACTGCAAGGTGGAGCTGTTAGCCTCCACAGTGGCCAACATCGGTCCTTTTCTCGAAGACGAATTCAGCGTCGATGGTCAGCCAATGAAGTTACACATGAGcaacatcaccatcaccatgaAG gATGACAGCCCTAAAATCTACCCTACAGCCCCTCAACCTGTCCCAGCCTCATTCATTGTAGATCAGCTGCTCCTCGAGCGAAGTGAAGATGGCATCATGAGGCTCAAAG CTGAAGGTACAGACCCTAAAGCCTCAGCAGGTGTTCCTGCCAGCGGTCCGGACAACCCAAACAGTTCCTGCCCTGTTCGACAGCAGAGTGAG AGACAAACCCTGGAGTCGCAGCTCTCCGATGCCCAGGCTGCTCTCGACCAGGCCCTCAGGGACAGAGAACGCCTCCTTCTGGAAGTCAGAAAGTATGACTCCACATTTACTCTCTga